A genomic region of Elaeis guineensis isolate ETL-2024a chromosome 9, EG11, whole genome shotgun sequence contains the following coding sequences:
- the LOC105051970 gene encoding brassinosteroid LRR receptor kinase BRL2, whose protein sequence is MEGALQALIAAVVAFFAVVLLFFLILLLCPRTPKSRLGPSALPAPPLPLRRPPPASIVADESASFDPSLDHISLNELAAATKGFAADAIIGDGSFGFVYKARLSSGATVAVKRLSADAFHGFREFRAEMETLGGLRHPHLTRILGYCISGADRLLIYEFVEHGSLDHLLHESDSRDSIDLVSSPLPWPIRVQIVRGVAAGLAFLHEECRPRIIHRDIKSSNVLLAADFEARIADFGLARLVDVSRTHVSTQVAGTMGYMPPEYKEGLMAATVAADVYSFGVLMVETATGQRPNLLRRLENGKQVCLVRWTRRMVEERRVMEVLDAKMGKEGVREEEVKGYLEVAYRCTDENPRKRPTMAEVVSLLDHI, encoded by the coding sequence ATGGAGGGAGCTCTACAGGCCCTGATCGCCGCCGTTGTCGCCTTCTTTGCCGtcgtcctcctcttcttcctcatcctcctcctctgCCCCCGTACCCCCAAATCCCGCCTCGGACCCTCGGCTCTGCCTGCGCCGCCCCTCCCTCTTCGCCGCCCCCCGCCTGCCTCCATCGTTGCCGACGAGAGCGCCTCCTTCGACCCCTCCCTCGACCACATCTCCCTCAACGAGCTCGCCGCCGCCACGAAGGGCTTCGCCGCCGACGCCATCATCGGCGACGGCAGCTTCGGGTTCGTCTACAAGGCCCGCCTCTCTTCCGGCGCCACCGTCGCCGTCAAGCGCCTCTCAGCCGACGCCTTCCATGGCTTCCGCGAGTTCCGCGCCGAGATGGAGACCCTCGGCGGCCTCCGCCACCCCCACCTCACCCGCATCCTCGGCTACTGCATCTCCGGCGCCGACCGCCTCCTTATCTACGAGTTCGTCGAACACGGCTCCCTCGACCACTTGCTCCACGAGTCCGACTCGCGCGACTCGATCGACTTGGTCTCCTCCCCACTCCCGTGGCCGATCCGTGTCCAGATCGTCCGCGGGGTCGCCGCTGGCCTCGCCTTCCTTCACGAGGAGTGTCGGCCACGGATCATCCACCGGGACATCAAATCGAGCAACGTGCTGCTCGCCGCCGACTTCGAGGCGCGGATCGCCGACTTCGGGCTGGCGCGGCTGGTGGACGTGTCGCGGACGCACGTGTCGACTCAGGTGGCGGGGACGATGGGGTACATGCCGCCGGAGTACAAGGAGGGGCTGATGGCGGCGACGGTGGCGGCGGACGTGTACAGCTTCGGGGTGCTGATGGTGGAGACGGCGACGGGACAGCGGCCGAACTTGCTCCGGCGTCTGGAGAACGGGAAGCAGGTGTGTCTGGTGCGGTGGACGAGGAGGATGGTGGAGGAGAGGAGGGTGATGGAGGTGTTGGATGCGAAGATGGGGAAGGAAGGGGTGAGAGAGGAGGAGGTGAAGGGGTATTTGGAGGTGGCCTACAGGTGTACCGATGAGAACCCAAGGAAGAGGCCCACCATGGCGGAGGTGGTATCCCTTTtggatcatatttaa
- the LOC105051969 gene encoding transcription factor bHLH95 — MSEGGGGEGGQEKLLRQGQLWALFNSDNSGGDTVIKPPESSSNSLSGPAPGATVSAGGKRASDGASKSSSSKGGSQEGKGPSESDHEMHIWTERERRKKMRNMFTSLHALLPHLPPKADKSTIVDEAVKYIKKLEQNVQKLEKQKEERIRGATSEEPSSKTQGMEMTTREAFMADQVKNWAAANSPTAVSIPRCRSSFQTWTSPNVVLNVTGSDAHISICTAKKPGILSAIVYVLERHKLEVVSAQISSNRFRSMIMIHAHATGVSDQFPEMLMIEDLYKYAVGEILLWLTP, encoded by the exons ATGtctgaaggaggaggaggagaaggcggGCAAGAGAAGCTCCTGAGGCAAGGCCAGCTATGGGCCTTGTTTAACTCGGACAACTCGGGCGGAGACACGGTCATCAAGCCGCCGGAATCGAGCTCAAATAGTCTGTCGGGCCCTGCGCCGGGAGCTACGGTATCCGCAGGGGGGAAGCGGGCCAGCGATGGGGCGTCGAAGAGCTCGTCCTCGAAGGGTGGGAGCCAGGAGGGAAAAGGACCCAGCGAATCAGATCATGAGATGCACATATGGActgagagggagaggaggaagaagatgaggaacATGTTCACAAGTCTCCATGCCCTCCTTCCCCATCTACCTCCAAAG GCCGACAAATCCACCATTGTCGACGAGGCGGTGAAGTACATCAAGAAGCTGGAGCAGAACGTCCAGAAGCTCGAGAAACAGAAGGAGGAACGAATCCGAGGTGCGACCTCGGAGGAACCTTCGTCGAAGACGCAAGGGATGGAGATGACGACAAGGGAGGCATTCATGGCAGATCAGGTCAAGAACTGGGCGGCGGCAAACTCCCCAACAGCTGTCTCGATACCTCGATGCCGCTCCAGCTTCCAGACTTGGACGTCGCCAAATGTGGTGCTGAATGTGACGGGATCGGATGCGCACATCAGCATCTGCACTGCCAAGAAGCCGGGCATCCTCTCTGCCATCGTCTATGTGCTCGAGAGGCATAAACTCGAAGTGGTGTCGGCCCAAATCTCGTCGAATAGATTCAGGAGCATGATAATGATTCATGCCCAT GCAACCGGAGTATCTGATCAATTCCCtgagatgttgatgatagaagacTTATACAAATATGCAGTTGGCGAGATACTCCTCTGGCTTACTCCGTGA